The proteins below are encoded in one region of Neisseria bacilliformis:
- a CDS encoding tetratricopeptide repeat protein: MANDLIKQGIELFNSEKYAEAIQKLDEALKTANNPQQQVNVQYWLGRCYFDQALQTNDTILFDKARGHFEKRLVWAEQLSGEKIIEKQGDTQHWLGRCYFEQALQIGNAVLFDMAREHFQKRLVWAEQLSGEKSIEKQGYAQHWLGRCYFEQALQIGNAVLFDMAREHFQKRLVWAKQLNGNNSIEKQIIAQFWLGRCYLKQAKQNQGNIEQSEDYLSEAEKCFDEVSKLVEKSKDKSFKKQAIAKLRRDFRELDFVKGNYEGYFKSKQEHIQQKLSKNKKINGRLKENIAAVLAVLSIDPIEFDKPLAHYTSPAVCEKLLGIGQKESKQENIVAGKMRMNSSAYMNDPYEGKSLYDLLGIQEPDLENLSELSRHNAFFACFSSRVNDLNQFRLYGKVGNVEASGCCLVLNRRGNWIREPDLEASFHRLNDQDGFTGSVVKETTAQRPSENLPLYQIAYIFYRDEYTQDKEYDVMDGKTDFGIRLKPISDNLDWHEVRKQQLQTALKGLCGYWKDTDQSKEEFQENKAALEYIRYLFKDHAFRDEEEFRLLQIEEIGSDKVQYCPDTNTAFLEYGNVCTRLDEVILGTNYERTNAGLKVEVFRHLLKRKQPHIKVRHSSLPINPPNRY; encoded by the coding sequence ATGGCAAACGATTTAATTAAGCAAGGCATTGAACTCTTTAACTCTGAAAAATATGCCGAAGCTATTCAAAAGCTGGATGAGGCTTTGAAGACAGCAAACAATCCGCAACAACAAGTTAATGTCCAATATTGGTTAGGGCGTTGTTATTTCGATCAGGCGCTTCAAACCAATGACACAATCTTGTTTGACAAAGCACGCGGACACTTTGAAAAACGATTGGTATGGGCTGAACAATTAAGCGGAGAAAAGATTATTGAAAAACAAGGTGATACCCAGCATTGGCTGGGGCGTTGTTATTTTGAACAGGCACTTCAAATCGGTAACGCAGTCTTGTTTGACATGGCGAGAGAGCACTTTCAAAAACGATTGGTATGGGCTGAACAATTAAGCGGAGAAAAGAGCATTGAAAAACAAGGTTATGCCCAACATTGGCTGGGGCGTTGTTATTTTGAACAGGCACTTCAAATCGGTAACGCAGTCTTGTTTGACATGGCAAGAGAGCACTTTCAAAAACGATTGGTATGGGCTAAACAGTTAAATGGCAATAATAGTATTGAAAAACAGATTATTGCCCAATTTTGGTTGGGTCGTTGTTATTTGAAACAGGCCAAGCAAAACCAAGGCAACATAGAGCAAAGCGAAGATTATTTGTCCGAAGCAGAAAAATGTTTTGATGAAGTGTCTAAGCTAGTAGAAAAATCAAAAGATAAATCTTTTAAAAAGCAAGCGATTGCGAAGCTGAGACGCGATTTCAGAGAACTTGATTTTGTAAAAGGTAATTACGAAGGTTACTTCAAATCCAAACAAGAGCATATCCAACAAAAGCTGTCTAAAAATAAAAAGATAAACGGCCGTCTGAAAGAAAACATCGCTGCGGTTTTGGCGGTATTGAGCATAGACCCGATTGAATTTGACAAACCTCTGGCGCATTACACCAGCCCGGCTGTATGCGAAAAATTATTGGGCATAGGACAAAAAGAGTCCAAGCAGGAAAATATCGTTGCCGGCAAAATGAGAATGAACAGCTCGGCCTATATGAACGACCCCTATGAAGGCAAAAGCCTGTATGACCTGCTGGGTATTCAGGAGCCGGATTTGGAAAACCTGTCAGAACTCAGCCGCCACAATGCTTTTTTCGCCTGTTTTTCTTCGCGGGTAAACGATTTAAACCAGTTCCGCCTGTACGGCAAAGTCGGCAATGTCGAAGCCTCGGGCTGCTGCCTGGTGCTCAACAGACGCGGCAATTGGATACGCGAGCCCGACCTCGAAGCGTCTTTCCACCGCCTGAACGATCAAGACGGATTCACGGGTAGCGTTGTAAAAGAAACCACGGCGCAAAGGCCGTCTGAAAACCTGCCGCTGTACCAAATCGCCTATATTTTCTACCGCGACGAATATACGCAGGATAAAGAATACGATGTGATGGACGGCAAGACAGATTTCGGCATCCGCTTAAAGCCAATCAGCGACAACCTAGATTGGCATGAAGTCAGAAAACAACAGCTTCAGACGGCCTTAAAAGGCTTGTGCGGATATTGGAAAGATACTGATCAGAGCAAGGAAGAGTTCCAAGAAAACAAAGCGGCATTGGAATACATCCGCTATCTGTTTAAAGACCACGCTTTCCGCGACGAAGAAGAATTCCGCCTGCTGCAAATCGAAGAAATCGGCTCGGACAAAGTGCAATATTGCCCAGATACCAATACCGCTTTTTTGGAATACGGCAATGTTTGCACTCGGCTGGATGAGGTGATTTTAGGCACCAATTACGAACGTACCAATGCTGGTCTTAAAGTAGAAGTATTCCGCCATCTGCTCAAACGCAAACAGCCGCACATCAAAGTAAGGCATTCGTCATTGCCGATTAACCCGCCAAACAGATACTAG
- the polA gene encoding DNA polymerase I, which produces MSASNPKTLLLVDGSSYLYRAYHAMAQLTAPDGVPTGALYGVLNMLRRLRADYVHDYCAVVFDAKGKNFRHEMFADYKATRPPMPDDLRPQAEALPDLVRLMGWPVLVVPQVEADDVIGTLAVQGGEAGWDVVISTGDKDMAQLVNERVTLVNTMSGETLDTDGVKAKFGVRPDQIRDYLALMGDKVDNVPGVEKCGPKTAVKWLEAYETLAGVMEHAGEIKGKVGENLQAALSQLPLSYDLVTIKTDVDLHAELSDGLESLRRTPPKWAQLAADFKRWGFKSWLKEAESRMHEAAESDLFGSADVGEIAALALEMPSEKQPEKAAAPEKLDYQAVTTETQFAALLDKLSKAERIGIDTETTSLDAMNAQLVGISIAFEAGEAAYIPLGHSMTAAPQQLDLQDTLGRLKPHLENGSLKKIGQNLKYDQHVFANYGIALRGIAGDAMLASYIVESHLGHGLDELSERWLGLPTITYESLCGKGAKQISFADVAVEQAAEYAAQDADFALRLEAHLRAQMDEKQLEMYLNLELPVAQVLFEMERNGVHIDRAELAAQSSELGAALLKLEEQAFQTAGQPFNLNSPKQLQEILFDKMGIPTKGLKKTASGGISTNEAVLEQLAPDYPLPKIILENRSLAKLKSTYTDKLPEMINPRTGRVHTTYSQAVAITGRLASSNPNLQNIPIRTAEGRRVRRAFTAPAGSLIVSADYSQIELRIMAHLSGDKTLMAAFQNGEDVHRRTAAEVFGIAPENVSPEQRRYAKTINFGLIYGMGQYGLAKSLGIDNLSAKNFIDRYFARYPGVAEYIQRTKEEAAAQGYVETLFGRRLYLPDIRAKNANARAGAERAAINAPMQGTASDLIKRAMIAVSSRLHSDGLESKLIMQVHDELVLEVVENELETVKEMLPQVMAEVAQGRLNVPLLAEVGVGGNWDDAH; this is translated from the coding sequence ATGTCCGCATCAAACCCCAAAACCCTCCTGCTCGTCGACGGCTCTTCCTATCTCTACCGCGCCTACCACGCGATGGCGCAGCTTACCGCGCCCGACGGCGTGCCCACGGGTGCGCTGTACGGCGTGCTGAACATGCTGCGGCGGCTGCGTGCGGATTATGTGCACGACTATTGCGCGGTGGTGTTTGACGCCAAAGGCAAAAATTTCCGCCATGAAATGTTTGCCGACTACAAGGCCACTCGCCCTCCGATGCCCGACGATTTGCGCCCGCAGGCCGAAGCCTTGCCCGATTTGGTGCGGCTGATGGGCTGGCCGGTATTGGTGGTGCCGCAGGTGGAAGCCGACGACGTAATCGGCACGCTGGCGGTGCAGGGCGGCGAAGCGGGCTGGGACGTGGTGATTTCCACCGGCGACAAAGACATGGCGCAGCTGGTCAACGAGCGCGTTACGCTGGTCAACACCATGAGCGGCGAAACGCTGGATACAGACGGCGTAAAAGCCAAATTCGGCGTGCGCCCCGACCAAATCCGCGACTATCTCGCGCTGATGGGCGACAAGGTGGACAACGTGCCGGGCGTGGAAAAATGCGGGCCGAAAACGGCGGTGAAATGGCTCGAAGCCTATGAAACTTTGGCGGGCGTGATGGAACATGCGGGCGAAATCAAGGGCAAAGTGGGCGAAAACCTGCAAGCCGCGCTCTCGCAGCTGCCCTTGTCCTACGATTTGGTTACGATTAAAACCGATGTGGATTTGCACGCCGAACTTTCAGACGGCCTCGAAAGCCTGCGCCGCACGCCGCCCAAATGGGCGCAGCTGGCGGCGGATTTCAAACGCTGGGGTTTCAAAAGCTGGCTCAAAGAAGCCGAAAGCCGGATGCACGAAGCGGCCGAGAGCGATTTGTTTGGCAGCGCCGATGTGGGCGAGATCGCCGCTTTGGCATTAGAGATGCCGTCTGAAAAGCAGCCTGAAAAAGCCGCCGCGCCGGAAAAGCTCGATTATCAGGCCGTTACCACCGAAACCCAGTTCGCCGCCCTGTTGGACAAATTATCCAAAGCCGAACGCATCGGCATCGACACCGAAACCACGTCGCTTGATGCGATGAACGCGCAGCTTGTCGGCATCAGCATCGCCTTTGAAGCGGGCGAAGCGGCGTATATCCCGCTCGGCCACAGCATGACCGCCGCGCCGCAGCAGCTTGATTTGCAAGACACCTTAGGCCGTCTGAAACCCCATCTCGAAAACGGCAGCCTGAAAAAAATCGGCCAGAATCTGAAATACGACCAACACGTTTTCGCCAACTACGGCATTGCGTTGCGCGGCATTGCGGGCGATGCCATGCTGGCTTCGTATATTGTCGAGAGCCATTTGGGACACGGTTTGGACGAATTGTCCGAACGCTGGCTCGGCCTGCCGACGATTACTTACGAATCCTTGTGCGGCAAGGGCGCGAAGCAGATTTCTTTTGCCGATGTCGCCGTCGAACAGGCCGCCGAATATGCCGCGCAAGACGCCGATTTCGCCCTGCGCCTTGAAGCGCATCTGCGCGCGCAAATGGACGAAAAACAGCTTGAAATGTATCTGAATTTGGAATTGCCCGTCGCCCAAGTGCTGTTTGAAATGGAGCGCAACGGCGTGCACATCGACCGCGCCGAACTGGCCGCGCAAAGCAGCGAATTGGGCGCGGCGCTGCTGAAACTCGAAGAGCAGGCGTTTCAGACGGCCGGACAACCGTTTAATCTCAACTCGCCCAAGCAGCTTCAAGAAATCCTGTTCGACAAAATGGGCATCCCCACCAAAGGGCTGAAAAAAACCGCATCCGGCGGCATCTCCACCAACGAAGCCGTGCTCGAACAGCTCGCGCCCGACTACCCCCTGCCCAAAATCATCTTGGAAAACCGCAGCCTGGCCAAACTCAAATCCACCTACACCGACAAGCTGCCCGAAATGATCAACCCGCGCACCGGCCGCGTGCACACCACCTATTCCCAAGCCGTCGCTATCACCGGCCGCCTTGCCAGCAGCAACCCCAACCTGCAAAACATCCCCATCCGCACAGCCGAAGGCCGCCGCGTGCGCCGCGCCTTTACCGCGCCCGCAGGCAGCCTGATTGTGTCGGCCGACTACTCGCAAATCGAGCTGCGCATCATGGCGCATTTGTCGGGCGACAAAACCCTGATGGCCGCCTTCCAAAACGGCGAAGACGTACACCGCCGCACCGCCGCCGAAGTGTTCGGCATCGCGCCCGAAAACGTCAGCCCCGAGCAGCGCCGCTACGCCAAAACCATCAACTTCGGCCTGATTTACGGCATGGGTCAATACGGCCTCGCCAAATCGCTGGGCATCGACAACCTGTCCGCCAAAAACTTCATCGACCGCTACTTCGCCCGCTACCCCGGCGTGGCCGAATACATACAGCGCACCAAAGAAGAAGCCGCCGCCCAAGGCTACGTAGAAACCCTGTTCGGCCGCCGCCTCTACCTGCCCGACATCCGCGCCAAAAACGCCAACGCCCGTGCCGGCGCCGAACGCGCCGCCATCAACGCCCCCATGCAGGGCACCGCCTCCGACCTCATCAAACGCGCCATGATCGCCGTGTCAAGCCGCCTGCATTCAGACGGCCTTGAAAGCAAACTAATTATGCAGGTGCATGATGAATTGGTATTAGAAGTGGTTGAAAACGAATTGGAAACCGTAAAAGAAATGCTGCCGCAAGTGATGGCCGAAGTGGCGCAAGGCCGTCTGAACGTGCCGCTGTTGGCGGAAGTGGGAGTGGGCGGAAATTGGGATGATGCGCATTGA